The window ACGGCGATTGGGGAACGTCCCCCGGAGCATGGGCCACAGGATGGCTCAACGATTTCATCGGTGACGAGGTCATCCCCGCCGTTGCCGAATGGTGCGAGGCCAGCGGTGTCAGCGAGGTCCTCACCGGACTGCTTTGCGACGGAATACTGAACGGAGTGGGCGCCGTCATAGGCTTCCTCCCCCAGATGATCGTCCTGTTCATCTGTCTGGTCATCCTTGAGGAAGTCGGATACATGGCACGTGTCGCGTTCGTCATGGACCGTATCTTCAGGTACTTCAACCTCTCCGGAAAGTCCTTCATCCCGCTCCTGGTCGGAACCGGATGCGGAGTCCCCGGAGTCATGGCATGCCGTACCATCGAGAGCGAGGCGGACCGCCGTATCACCGCGATGACCGTCACGTTCATGCCCTGCGGAGCCAAGCTCCCCGTCATCGCCGCCATCACCGCGGCGCTCGCAGGAGCCTGGTGGGTCGGAGTTCTCGCCTACTTCGGCGGAATCGTCCTGGTGATCCTCTCCGGTATCATCCTGAAGAAGTTCAAGCACCTGGCCGGAAAGCCCGCACCGTTCATCATGGAGCTGCCTCCGTACCACGCGCCCGGATTCTACACATGTGCAAAATCCGTGTTCGACAGATCATGGGCATTCGTCAAGAAGGCGGGAACGATCATCCTGCTAACCATGGTACTGATCTGGACCCTCTCGCACTTCACTCTCGGATTCGAGTTCATCGACCCGGACGAGGACATGGGCGAATCGATCCTGGCGGCCATCGGAGGTGCACTGGCATACCTGTTCATGCCCCTCGGATGGGGAGACAGCTGGGAACTTGCGGCGTCATCGCTCACCGGACTCGTCGCGAAGGAGGACCTCATCGGTACCCTCGCCGTGGTGCTGGGAGCCGCTAGCGACGAGGCAGAGGATGTGGGAGAGATGCTGGCCATGCTGCTTTCCAACAGTGCCATACTCTCGTTCTTCGCATTCAACATGTACTGCGCACCTTGCTTCGCGGCAATCGGAGCCATCCACAGGGAGCTCGGCACCTGGAAGCACACGGGTATCGCGGTGGCATATCAGTGCCTGCTCGCATACTTCGTCGCGATCATCGTGTATGTCATTGCGGGAAGCATCTTCGGAGACCCGATAGACTGGTATTCCTATGTGTTCGCTGCCATTGATGCAATCATACTGGTCTATCTGCTGGTGTCCAAGGACCCGTTCAGACAGCTCGGCAAGGACTCCAAGGAGGCCGAATTCGCATGACCACAGGCGACCTGATCGTAGGAGGATTCATCGCGATTTGGGTCCTCACCGCCATATTGGTGCTGGTGAGGAACAGGCGCAAGGGCAAGAACAGCTGCGGCTGCAACTGTTCAGGATGCTCCTCCGCCAAGAGGGCGCCCAATGTGGTCATCGAAGAGGAATCCTGCTGCGAATGCTGCAAGAAGAACTGAAACACAGGGG of the methanogenic archaeon mixed culture ISO4-G1 genome contains:
- a CDS encoding iron transporter FeoB, with product MSFTIALAGNPNCGKTTLFNALTGASQRVGNWPGVTIDKKVGKIKGTDSELVDLPGIYSLSPYSPEEIVSRNFIVDEQPDAIINIVDATNLERNMFLTLQLIDMGRPMVVALNMMDQIEALGDRIDIAHISNCLGVPVVPISATKKDNIDVLIEKVMSVAENKTVPDIIEYDHSIETVVSQARSALYGKVPDESKRFYAFKLIEDDPAVNEIAPGARESISQYIDALEKEYDDSADSIIADSRYSKITSIVSRAYTKAPRDDKGTLSDRIDRIVTNRILGLPIFAAIITLVYFIAMYDGDWGTSPGAWATGWLNDFIGDEVIPAVAEWCEASGVSEVLTGLLCDGILNGVGAVIGFLPQMIVLFICLVILEEVGYMARVAFVMDRIFRYFNLSGKSFIPLLVGTGCGVPGVMACRTIESEADRRITAMTVTFMPCGAKLPVIAAITAALAGAWWVGVLAYFGGIVLVILSGIILKKFKHLAGKPAPFIMELPPYHAPGFYTCAKSVFDRSWAFVKKAGTIILLTMVLIWTLSHFTLGFEFIDPDEDMGESILAAIGGALAYLFMPLGWGDSWELAASSLTGLVAKEDLIGTLAVVLGAASDEAEDVGEMLAMLLSNSAILSFFAFNMYCAPCFAAIGAIHRELGTWKHTGIAVAYQCLLAYFVAIIVYVIAGSIFGDPIDWYSYVFAAIDAIILVYLLVSKDPFRQLGKDSKEAEFA